TCGTCCAGATTTAAGAACCTTAAGAAATTCTTTGTATGTAACAACTGGTGTATAAAAAAGGGCAAAATAAACTCTCCCCATCCAAGGACCACTCTCCTTGCTATTTAATCTTCCACAGATAACACAAAGTTTAGGGGCAAAGATCACGTTTCTAGGTTATGTCGAGATTGAGATTCGTACAATTGTTCTTGTGTGCAAAGTAGCAGTAATGTTACATAATGCAAACTTCAGGTTACATGATGACTAGACATACGATCTCTGGTCAATGTGATATATAATTCATTGAAAATGTGGTCAAATGATCTTCCCAACAAACCTACATTTGTTCCGACTGAGTTGTAATGAAGAAGACTTGGCTCATTCACTATATTTAATTTTAGATATATATAAAATCGGTTCGAGAAGAGCCGAGTCAAACTCAGTCGAGTTCCAATCGATCTTCAAGTCGAGTCAGACTTGGCCTAGCTCGAGCTCGACTAAAAAATATTTCGAACAAAATAAAATAGGCTTGGCTCGGCccaaacccatcttcgattcgagagagagagagagagagagagagagagagagagagagagagcttgtacGGCTGGCTTttctaaatttcaaaaaattcaagaaaattctaaCTAATGCTGACATGCTTCCCTATATAAGAGACCAAAAAATTCATTAAAGAAGTCGTTGAAGTCAAGGCTAGACTTGAAATCTTGGatatccgtctctctctctctctctctctttttcttttttctttttttaaatggaaAAAATGTATTTGGTCTTTGACTTTTCTTCTCACTCTTCAATTTAACTTGCATTCTATTTAATACATTTCAAGCATATCAGCAACACAGactcactttcttttcttttattatataaTCCTCTCTCGTacctagattttcttttttattttatttgcttacTTGGAGTCTTAAATTTTGTGAAGTTTGTTGTCTTCATTCCTATGAAATTAAGCTAGGTGCTACTTATTTTTCTTCTGCCTATCTCAGGGTCTTAAACCCTATGAAGTAAGGGTTATGTACTATCTACTTTATTTGCTTGCTCTTAATCTTAAATTTTGTGAATAAGGGTTAGATGTAGTAATATTGAAATTCTACTGAATTTTCTAAAAATTGTTAAATCTTGTAAAATAAAAACTGCacgtggtgtgaatgaaatagaGTGTTTAATCCTttcattttctatcatctagGCCTTTACCTAAAATCTACATTCACAATCACAGTAGTCACTTGAGTTTGTAGTCAGCCATAGATTTTAAACTTTATTTTATTAGTGGCAATTCCCAGTAAAACATATTTTTTAGTGGGAGTAAATACCACACTCCAAGTGCACCATCATAGTAAGAAAAAGTTGAGAAAGTGTGGGCACCGCTGGAAAGAAGGTGTTCACAATATCCCACCCAAATGCAATAAGATATGTTAGGACTAGCAGTTAGATTTTGGATTCTTACAGTAACTGAAACCATTCATATGACAGGTTCCCTGTGGGTTtggattaaataaaataaaataaaaaaaacctcgtagaatgaatatttcaacccttccGAAATAATCCAATTGAGAGCATATATATCGTCTATCAATCATATAAAGTAAGAAAAATagtataaacggtttagatcattggaagATGGCCCAGATTCAAAGCCTAAGGCCCCACGTATCTTATCGCGACACATCATGATGTGTTATAGCAAATCTAATCTAAACAATGCATTGCCAAGCTTTCTGTATTACATGGAATTTATTCAATCTTTCTTGGGTAATTAAGCAATTTTATTAAGTAAAACAACAATTAAGTTACATTGATAATGATAATCAACAATTACCCAAACAAAGAACTGAATGTAATTAACATTTGGAATTCCCATATATAAAAGTGTTTAACATCTAAACAGGAGAGATTttgtaattcttacaaaataaatCTTGCCAAATGTCGTCCACCTCTTCCAAGAAGGCAATACACATTGCTTATTACATGATTTCTTAAACAATAACAAttatcagaagaagaagaagaaattaaagaaaaaggATTGAACGGCGTTTGTTACAGTAAGCTGCCGGTGAATGGCACTCCTGATGAAGGTATCCAATTATCCCCCAACAGGAAGTTCGAAACGGTGAAGTTGCTGGCATCTGAGGCGTTGATCACATGATACCCAGGCCAAGGTACTCTACTGCCAGTCCCCGATCCAGGCCCGCTGTTGTTGTACTCTGCGTAGTATAGAGTACTTAGTGCGAAGTCGCCGGACCACGGTAGCCAACCAGTAGGATCTATTAAGCCGTCGAGGAATGATTGTATGTATACCGTCCTTGAATACTCCTTCCATGGTCTCCCAAGATATGTTTTAGTAGAACCACCGCTCGATGCTAGTTCGGCAGCTGCGATAACCTTACAGTTATGGATTGAAATACCTGTATTTTGGTTTGGGTCAGTTCGACCTTGGGCTGTGACCACATTGGTCTGGCCCTGCATCGGTAGCCTCGGGTAGATGTTGCAATTTTGAAAGAGTACTGCGGCGTTTCCGAAGATAAAATCGACAGTCCCGTAGATATCGCAATTTCTGTAGAATTGCCTGAGGGAATGAGTATATAAGGTGTCTTGGTAAGCCTCAAAACTGCAACTGTAGAACACCGAAAGGTCCGCCCCATTTCGGAGGGCCACTGCCTGGTGCTTGACAGCGCCGGCGGTGTTGCGGATTGTTATGTTTATGGCTACGAATCCTTGTCCAACCACAGCTGGAAAATGAAAAATTGCAGAAGTTAGGTTTAAAACGTTCATGCATGTAGGTACAATGTCACAAGTGTAAAAGACCCATTGGAATTCTGCAGTTATACGTTGTTACgtataagggtggcaatgggtcgggtAATCTCCTGTGAACCTTGGGCCGGGCATGGGCCTTACATAATCAATTTTTGGGTTGGgctttgggctcaagtcattttagcccgacCCGTCCGAACTAACTTTGTATGTGAACATGTTTTATTTTACAAATATGCCATTCTAATCCTCAGGCAATCCATCTATCTGAACATAGACCATcggtttcattcctctaaaatctctattttttgtgcatggcccacttgatcaacggatAGATTACAAACAATCAAGTGGCAAATACGAACTTTATCAATCATGGGCCCAATCAATTTTTTGGGCATGGACTTGGACCTGCTGTGCTAGGTCCATGCCGGGCTTGGTCTGGGGTAGGGCCTCGGGTCCTAAATGTCAGGCCAGACCCATTGTCACATGTGATTAAGCTATGTAATAAGATCTTTACTAAGTCCACATGCAGATACACAATCCAAGCTAGCACTTGTGGAAGACATCtggtccatccatcaggtgggtcccagtgTGGATGACCTGGCTCAACAAGAAGAGTCAGCTCATTCTACACATGTACAAAAGCAATCACTAAACCAAGGACGGTTTAAAGAATGCCAAACATTTACTCTGTGGCCCAGATGATCATTTGACTATCCTATTTTTGGGCCACAAATTTACAAATTGGGCCACCTGATGCACGGCTCTGATGTTCTTTCAGAGTGGTGAATGTGGAAAGTTGGAAATGGATAAATGAAGCTTACCCAAGGTAGCCGAATTGAAAGTAGTCGATCCATCAACAACGCTCCTATTTCCTGTAATCACAGTCTGGTTGATTCCATCTCCTATCATCATCAAGTTCTTCTTCGTCTTATTTACAGAGACGTACTCTTCATACACTCCACCTTTGATATAAATCAGAAAGTACCCATCACTGATATCAGTATTGCTAggagcagcagcaacagcatcgTTGATGGTAGTGAAGTTCCCACTTCCATCTTTACTAACAGTGACAATATCTCTAACCAAGACAGTATCCGTCCCCGTCTGGAGAAGCTTCCGTCCGCTCCTCGACTCAAAGAGCTGGCGGTTTGTCTCGGACATTCTCAAAGGCAACCGCCCATCTCGTGGAATTTCAATCTCAGAGAACATGAGCTTCCTCCCCGACTGCTGCCTCCCTCTCTTCTTAGTACGTCCCCATGCACGTGTGAATAACGCAAGAGAAACGCTAAAAAGCCGAGTGCTGTTAGAGAGCGGAGTAGCGAGATTATTTCTGATACTCCAAGCTGACGAAGTCGCTTGAAGGCCATCTAAGCATGTCTGCTGATTAGTAAGAATCGCACTTAGTAATGCCTCCACATAGCCCGTCTGCTTATCAAGAAGACTATTACCAGAATCAAGTGCTGCTGCAGCATTCACCAAGAAATCTGCATTGAGTTCAGATAGTAGCTGGCAATCTTCAAGTGCTTGAATGGCTGTATTTGTTAAAGATGACCGGCGTTTGAGATATCCATCAACCAAGGCAGAAAACTTCCTTGCTGTTGAAAGTGAGCGACGGACGCAGAAGCGGCCATAGTCAAAGAGGTTGGAGGATCCATTGGATGGGAGGATGGATTTGCAGAAGTTGGGGTCGTGTGTTGCATTGCATGCAGTGCTTGGGACGACTGGGACTGACGGAGCTATGTCAGCTAGagattgagagaaagagaggaagaagaggagagacAAGATGGAGAGAGATGAAATGGTAATGGAAGCCATGGTTTTAGATTGAAGAATAGAAGCTTGGTTTGGGTTTGTTTTTATAAGGTGGTGAGGGGTTCTTACCCTTTTCGTGCTATTCACAATATGAATATTAAAGAATTATCTATTGGGGTAATTGCATGGAGACCTTCCCATGcacatagttgcatttggacgTATAACACAATTATATcattaatctggaccatccatttggcCTAATTTACATTTATTAAATTCCTTGAAAAAAATCCTACTGATCAGACGACTAAAAGTGTCTGATCTTTGGAATGAAAAAATAGACGGATGAAACATTGGTATAGGTCCTATAATATATGTTTAggaccatccattttattttattttcttaaattaGTGATTTAACAGTTGGAtggatctaatggacggttcagatgggtGATTTGAGAGCCAAAGTATCCACGTGGACATAGGCTTCTAGATAATCTGTCATGTATATGTAAACTATATATTCCGTTTTTATTGAAAGTCAACTTGTATGACTTTTGAAAGCGCGTAGATTTAACTCCGTGTTGCAAATTGCGACTGGGAGAGAGAGCCAAGCGGAGTTTTATTCtctaataaataataatattatattatcaaaaccttttttggttttttttaatcTATACCTACTTCGATTGTGTTGAAAAATGCTCATGGcagtggacgcggattagatactgacatgtTGAGTTGCCAGTCGgctatgaagtgacgtcaccaagttctgtgggccccactatgatgtatgtgttgtatccacaccgtccatccattttgagatatcattttagggcatgagccaaagaatgaggtagataaaaatctgtagtggaacccatcacagaaaacagtggggagagtgattcccactgttgaaactatcctaaggcccaccataatgtttatttgaaatccaacctgttcaaaagttaaaaaagacatgaaataagggaaaacacaaatatcagcttgatctaaaacttttgtggcctttagaagtttttaacggtggcatcactctccccactgttttcgtgctggggtccactggagctttggatttaactcattctttggatattgccctcgaatgatctctccaaatggatgcatggaaggtgtggatacaaaacatacatcatgtggggccacaaaacttggtgacgtcacttcagtagcgagtctccctactcaacctgttagtaatTAACTAGTTTTTCGGGCATTGATGGAATGCAGTACCCACCGTTGGATGTATGCTAGACCTGGCATCCATTCATCAGTTAGCGAGTGGGACCTAGTTCACAGATAATTAAGCCCATATCCCACTGTTGGATGCATGATAGACCTGGCATCCATTCATTTAGCAAGTGGGGCCTAGTTCACGGATAAGCCTACgtggaaatcattaaaaaaaataaaattataactaTACTAAATTTCCTGCATCATTAATCCTAATTCAATtcccattaaaaaataatatttatattcaTGTATGGAAATACCCAAAATATATTATCTAGACGGGTCAAGTTCTAAGATCAGGTCTAACACAATTCAGGTAtgtaaaccctaaaccctaaaatccTGGACCCTGAACCTCTGGGAAGAAAGCAAAGGCACCCCAGACACCACACACTCCCCCATTGAGACTAACTTTTCCCATATTATTATGTAGAATACAAGACATCTATCACAAAATAAATTGAGGTGTGTGGCTCACTCGATGAATATACTAGCCTAATCTCTGATGGATGGCATTTTCAGATTGTTCACTACCAAATGAAAAGGCCCAAATCAAACACACAAGCACACGTGCCTGTGCACCATGAAAGTCAATTTTTTAACCATCCTAAAACAGGCATGGTAGTTGTGATGTAGGGTCTTTATTCTACTACAAACATAGTAGTTTCATAGTAAAACGGTAAGACAATGAATGAGCACGAAAAATAAGCTATGATAAATAGCTTTTAATATTGGTATATTCTGGTAAAAAATGGgtttatctcattttattttaGTTAATAGTAACTATGTTTAAAATTTTTCGGTTACTAtcaaaaataattttattaacccataatttatatatttttttggtagAAGTAAGATTTATAAGATGCAACTAGGGGTTGAATCCTAGGTAATTCAGGCACTGACACTGCCTTCACCAGCTTCAGTATAGcttatgatctctaatacataatgaaAATGATTTGCCCTGATTATGGTGAAAACAAGTTGTGTGGTTGCCACCAATATTTCtagatgaaatccactccagccatcatGCTTGCCCTTCCACATTTGGTTATGGagccaaaaatcatcccaatccatTACTCTGGTTAGCCACACCATCTAGAACACTTGAGAGGGACACCACTCCCCTTCCCAATTGTTCTGGCTCTGTGTGGCCACATGAGTCATGAattagcatgatttttgggcccatggtcaAATGAGGGATGTCATTCAtgatggtcagattgatatcATGAAGGCATTACAGGGGGGCCTACACAACCCTTTTTTTCCTATACAACactggtgggacctacacaacccTCTTTGTCCACACCACACTTGACCAGGCCCACACAAGACTATAATTACTGTCAACTAAATTAGACCAAATcaattttaagtggcaaccaaacaggcctttaTCCAATTAAACAAATAAAAGGGGCAGATTTTAGTAATCTTCCCACTTCTCCAAATGGATTGGTCTGAAGAGAGGGTGGCACGTTAAATCTTTCATGCATCCCTGTTTTATACCATCCGGCCTTTGTTGCACGAGTTAGCTCAACCATCGTGTCCTTGGTCCTTAGTTCCTTACGTCACACGTCCAATGAAGAGTGATTGGGCCCCACTCCCATCATACCCGTCCAAACCTTTCAGGAACGCTCATAGCAAAAGGATAATCCCATTAACCCGAGCCAACTCACCAATCTTCTTTTAAGCATCATTATAACTTAGCAAGGCATCAAATCATGATTTGGAGTCACATCATAACAGACGGCATTTGCTCCTGGACACTACAACGTAAGTGTGGGACACAACCCCATCAATCTAAGCCGTGCATATCCCCTACCATATGATCTAGTGGCCCATTTTTGGCTTGCAGCCGGACAATTACAACCAACGTTCCACGTTTAGTGGGCCCTACTAAAAAAGTTAGGATCATATAATGAGAGAACTATTGGGTATCTACATCCATAAAGTGCTGACAACATGAACCGTTTGGATCACCAAATGTGGGCCTCACAAGTGCAGTTTCCTCTGCGTAGCAAGTTGCTCTCCCCCTCATTGATTATGGCCGTTGACTTAACAAAAAATAGGTACTAGACGTGTCTAACATGCCATATTTTGGTGGACAGTGCCAACCAAGGCCAACCTACATGTTGCTTCAACAAAACGTATATGACTTGCACAACCTTTGCTATTTATTGCACTACGATGCCCCCaaaattcaacggttgagatggtatTGACGGTCAGAAAACTCATGCAGCGATTCGACAGTATAAGTAATAAGGAAATagaaagtaaaatattatttccAGTTCTAGGGATATGATTAGTCAACTGATGTTCCAAAAATAAAGAGAATCAATGAAGCGACATCAATAGCGACTTTATGGGTATGAGATTCACCCGTCCTTCACCAACATCTGGTCTGACCTTGATCGTTGAttcaaaaattaggctgattcaatattttggtgggccatcccacAGGGAATTATACCTAGACTTTTAGGTTTGAGtgttatggcccacatgagtgtaGGAGTTTAAGTTcacatgttatggcccacctgtgtGTTGGAGTAGGGTGGCTTTTGGGAATGCTTTAATCCGATTAGGTAATTAGTTagatgaatagattgaatgaaaTATAAGGGCAGcagcactgtgggccctatacaaaCCTAATGGCGGACGTTCCATACCAACTAATTGGTGCCACGTGTCTGAGCTTTTTATCATCATGATTTCTGAATTCGAGTAGGAATGAGAGGCAGcgtacctgatgaatgggttggatctaatgAAAGTTTGTGGGCGGCCTGTCGTACTTACTAAGTAGTTAGGCTAGCTAGTAGTTAGTCTAGCGCGATTCATTACCTGCCAGGGCCAGGGTTAGCAATGCGTCTGATTCGGGTCTAGCCTGCTACACGTCACAAGGCCTGAGCCCAtgggcaaaaagaaaaaaaattgattgAATTCCTATCTGACATGTAAACGCTATATATgttgattaagtgggccacacatgcatgaagAATAGGCATGTGGAGGAATGAAAACAAAAGTTTATATCCGCGATGCATGCATGTGGTGCCTATTGTGGTTCAATCAAACACGAAGCCATATGTGCAACGAATAACCCATATTTTGGTTTGATTAAAATTAGTGTAAGGTGTATTGAAGTTGTACTTAACTTGAATTGGTTGACCATCCTAAGTGCTGAACTAATCAGATTAGGATCATATTTGTAAAGGTTGATTTGACTGTTTTGCTACCAATGTTGCAACGATCAGGCGATTTAGAAGGGAAggattattcttttaattgtacGTTTTGTTCCCTttgcttaggatttttctttCAATACTGATTATTGTTTTAGGTTTCTCAGGAATGTGATGATGGATgaataagattaaaaataaagttgatcgttaattttattaattttcatgtaaaaacaatacaattaatgaaattgacttAAACAAAAAATAAGTATAGAAAATTAAGAAAAGTACCTACGACTGCTTATGTAGTCAAAACAACCGTGTGCAAATTACAAGACATGAATGGTAtgatgatgtagagcaggtcgcggacagttacatggccaagatggatcagaaaaggcccggtcaacgacagaagtgatccagaccatcgaaccttaaatcgggcgtatcttgcaatccggaatgagttatctgacgtaaaatatatgattttggggtagaacgagctactgaagccaaccaacccagctacgcagggttgcgcagcccggaattgcgaaaaacccctggatcgatggtcgtttccccgttttaatttcgcttttactataaatagtaagttttagtttgattataactcttcatccgtcgggctttaggagttgcgcccaacgtgaaaagagcgtagaataattaggagaacggtttggtgaagccaaataggacacttactatttttggccgaaaaccttgcgcactagcagatatcacgatcgtctataaatagtaagttgcggattctaggagttttagttgtagtttgattctgatttctttcccattgcttggtacccctatttaaagggttgtgaactcgtttttattcattcattaatcaatttcgaatttattagaatttatttctattttctgctttctttcctcgtggattcgagaagtctcgtgaggagtccggagaagctccgtggattcggagtagttatcctcatcacgttcataccgggtcaattggtatcaaagcgaggattccccttgggcgatggcaaacaacgaaggtatgaatcaaaatccggTGGACAGTGATccaggattcgttatctttcggaaagaatggaagctttccaccggagagtcgattgaccatgcaagggcgcagcaactctcgaccgtcttgcggatgtgcTACTttcgccccgagccctaggcggtgctccaccacccgtggtggctccaccacccatggtcgcggtacgacacaaccccgattttcgtagagcactaccagtggcaaaccgtagggctacaccagatgattcaagttctagcgacgaggaccttaatgagggttttgcgcgacgaccaatccatggaggtgatcgtctagatcgtgctgaaagagactatcgaggtaaggctgaacttcctagttttaacggtttattacgtatagaagattttctcgattggctagccgaagtagagagatattttgattacatggacgtgccagatcataaaagggtaaaattggtagcgtttaaattaaaatctggtgcttctgcatggtgggaacaattacaactctcacgagctcgccagaacaaggcgcccatctcatcatggccacggatgagacgtcttcttcgatctcgatttctccccagtgattatgagcagatattattccagcaatatcaaaattgccgacaagaaaatcgaaccgtcacagattacactgaagaattccaacggttggctacacgaaacgatctgtcagaatctgagtcacagaaggtggcgcgatttataggtgggttgcgaccgacaattcaggaccgagttcagatgtacccagtcgggactgtggatgaagcaattcaattggcgggtagggcagaaacacaacttgcaagagctcctgctcgtccatatccttcaactcgaccccccatgacgggttccacgcaggatccagtgctgccacgaggaaaagacctagtacctcaacttcctacaaccgcaaaccgtgatacggggagcggctcatccaacGTGCAGCGCCCACAACaacgggtccgagtaggattccaaatccttatgctcggccaaggtcgaacaattgttaccgctgtggccaaccaggccacttatcaaacacttgtcctcaacgtcccgcagcacacttgactataaatgaagggggcactgaagatga
This DNA window, taken from Magnolia sinica isolate HGM2019 chromosome 14, MsV1, whole genome shotgun sequence, encodes the following:
- the LOC131225683 gene encoding pectinesterase-like is translated as MASITISSLSILSLLFFLSFSQSLADIAPSVPVVPSTACNATHDPNFCKSILPSNGSSNLFDYGRFCVRRSLSTARKFSALVDGYLKRRSSLTNTAIQALEDCQLLSELNADFLVNAAAALDSGNSLLDKQTGYVEALLSAILTNQQTCLDGLQATSSAWSIRNNLATPLSNSTRLFSVSLALFTRAWGRTKKRGRQQSGRKLMFSEIEIPRDGRLPLRMSETNRQLFESRSGRKLLQTGTDTVLVRDIVTVSKDGSGNFTTINDAVAAAPSNTDISDGYFLIYIKGGVYEEYVSVNKTKKNLMMIGDGINQTVITGNRSVVDGSTTFNSATLAVVGQGFVAINITIRNTAGAVKHQAVALRNGADLSVFYSCSFEAYQDTLYTHSLRQFYRNCDIYGTVDFIFGNAAVLFQNCNIYPRLPMQGQTNVVTAQGRTDPNQNTGISIHNCKVIAAAELASSGGSTKTYLGRPWKEYSRTVYIQSFLDGLIDPTGWLPWSGDFALSTLYYAEYNNSGPGSGTGSRVPWPGYHVINASDASNFTVSNFLLGDNWIPSSGVPFTGSLL